A DNA window from Deltaproteobacteria bacterium contains the following coding sequences:
- a CDS encoding sigma-54-dependent Fis family transcriptional regulator, with amino-acid sequence MKPRLMILDDEQRMVDILAMVFRREGYEVSPFVDARTALAVLQAEPCDVLITDLKMPGADGLTVLQHAKQIDAELPVILITAHATVSTAIAAMRHGAFDYVEKPFDNDELKALVRLALDVTRLARDNRYLRAELRSRYQPDALIAESAVMHDVLALVRRAARSRSTVLVTGESGTGKEVIARAVHYHSDRVSGPFVAVNCKAFAESVLESELFGHEKGAFTGADRTKAGLFERADGGTLFLDEIAEVSADAQAKLLRVLQERRFYRVGGTTERAVDVRLVAATNRDLRAEVTAGRFREDLYFRLAVIPIHLPPLRDRPEDILPLAQHFLAKWNAELSRHVNGWTPAVDEYLRRHSWPGNVRELENIIERGVVLAQHDHLELADLLIDGTHDTSSPEKTMSHENLQTFLDRAAADHVRAVLKEVGGARGEAAKRLGIERTTLYRLMRKYGIGDGG; translated from the coding sequence ATGAAGCCGCGCTTGATGATTCTCGATGATGAGCAACGGATGGTGGATATTCTCGCGATGGTCTTTCGTCGTGAGGGATATGAGGTGTCTCCCTTTGTCGATGCGCGGACAGCCCTCGCTGTACTGCAGGCTGAACCCTGCGATGTCCTGATCACAGACCTCAAAATGCCTGGTGCCGACGGGCTGACGGTGTTACAGCACGCCAAGCAGATCGACGCAGAACTCCCTGTGATTCTGATCACTGCGCACGCCACAGTCTCCACAGCCATTGCCGCGATGCGCCACGGCGCATTTGATTACGTGGAAAAACCCTTCGACAACGATGAACTCAAAGCGCTCGTCCGTCTCGCACTCGATGTCACCCGCTTAGCGCGCGACAACCGCTACCTTCGTGCCGAATTACGCAGCCGTTACCAACCCGATGCCTTGATCGCAGAAAGCGCAGTGATGCACGACGTGTTGGCCTTGGTGCGCCGCGCGGCGAGAAGTCGGAGCACTGTTCTGGTTACCGGCGAGAGTGGCACTGGCAAAGAAGTGATCGCTCGCGCGGTGCATTATCACAGTGATCGCGTCAGTGGTCCGTTTGTCGCCGTCAATTGTAAAGCCTTCGCCGAGAGTGTTTTGGAATCAGAACTATTCGGCCATGAGAAAGGAGCGTTTACCGGCGCAGATCGTACCAAAGCTGGACTGTTCGAGCGCGCCGATGGCGGCACGCTGTTTCTCGACGAGATCGCGGAAGTCAGCGCCGACGCGCAAGCGAAGCTGTTGCGCGTGCTGCAGGAGCGGCGTTTCTACCGTGTCGGTGGGACCACCGAGCGTGCGGTCGATGTACGCCTCGTGGCCGCGACGAATCGTGACCTGCGTGCAGAGGTAACCGCCGGTCGTTTTCGTGAGGACCTCTACTTTCGCCTCGCAGTGATTCCGATTCATTTGCCTCCGTTGCGGGATCGCCCCGAGGACATCCTCCCGCTGGCGCAGCATTTCCTCGCTAAGTGGAACGCGGAGCTGTCGCGCCACGTCAACGGGTGGACTCCAGCAGTTGACGAGTATCTGCGTCGACATTCCTGGCCAGGGAACGTACGCGAACTGGAGAATATCATCGAGCGCGGCGTCGTTCTTGCCCAGCACGATCATCTTGAGTTGGCAGATTTACTGATCGACGGGACTCATGACACATCCTCACCCGAGAAAACGATGTCGCACGAGAACTTGCAAACCTTTCTCGATCGTGCCGCCGCAGACCACGTACGTGCGGTATTGAAGGAAGTCGGCGGTGCCCGAGGTGAGGCCGCCAAACGCCTTGGCATTGAACGGACGACGTTGTATCGCTTGATGAGAAAGTATGGCATTGGAGATGGTGGGTAA
- a CDS encoding D-2-hydroxyacid dehydrogenase — protein MEPVTVLVLGAVGEQPLERIAAVDPRIRVIDARGVFEVEYAETWPTETVERYVPKSLIAGSKTTRAEREALLAQAEVICIRFPFPLDLHARAPRLRWLHQTPAGASNLRMGDLWGSNVTATTSRGVNNALPIAEYVVAGVLMFAKSLPQAFHDQQQQSFDRRAYRSILLQGKTLGVVGLGGIGSEVARLAKAVGMRVIATRRSVRAPEQNTQGVEQLLPPKALSSLLSESDVVAVCAQWTPETDKLLGAAQLQAMKPTAYLINVARGELIDQTALVTALRERRIAGAMLDVYDGEFTGPPPAELWELPNVVITPHTSVGTDVSLAKGLDLFCDNLRRYLNNEPLANVIDWQRGY, from the coding sequence ATGGAACCAGTAACCGTTCTCGTGTTGGGCGCTGTCGGTGAACAACCACTGGAACGCATTGCTGCGGTCGATCCGCGCATTCGCGTGATCGATGCACGAGGCGTGTTCGAAGTGGAGTACGCCGAGACGTGGCCCACGGAAACTGTCGAACGTTACGTTCCCAAGTCCTTGATTGCAGGCAGTAAGACGACGCGGGCTGAGCGCGAGGCATTGTTGGCTCAGGCTGAGGTGATCTGCATCCGTTTCCCTTTTCCACTTGATCTTCATGCCCGTGCGCCGCGGTTGCGGTGGCTTCATCAAACACCGGCAGGTGCATCAAACTTGCGTATGGGCGATCTGTGGGGCAGTAATGTGACCGCCACTACCTCACGTGGAGTGAACAATGCTCTGCCGATCGCGGAGTATGTGGTTGCTGGCGTGTTGATGTTCGCTAAATCGCTGCCGCAGGCGTTTCATGATCAGCAACAGCAGAGTTTTGATCGTCGTGCATACCGCTCGATTCTGCTGCAGGGAAAGACACTAGGCGTTGTCGGCTTGGGTGGCATCGGCAGTGAAGTCGCCCGCCTCGCCAAAGCAGTGGGCATGCGCGTAATCGCGACGCGGCGCTCAGTGCGCGCGCCTGAACAAAACACGCAGGGTGTCGAGCAGCTCCTTCCACCTAAGGCACTGTCGTCGTTACTCAGTGAGAGTGACGTTGTTGCGGTGTGTGCGCAGTGGACCCCAGAGACCGACAAGCTGCTTGGGGCAGCGCAGTTGCAGGCGATGAAACCAACAGCATATCTCATCAACGTCGCGCGCGGAGAACTGATCGATCAAACGGCGCTGGTAACCGCGCTGCGCGAACGGCGGATTGCTGGCGCCATGCTTGATGTCTACGACGGCGAATTCACCGGCCCGCCACCCGCAGAGCTGTGGGAGTTGCCCAACGTGGTTATCACACCTCACACCTCCGTTGGCACGGATGTGTCCCTGGCGAAAGGCTTGGACCTTTTTTGTGACAACCTGCGTCGCTACCTTAACAACGAGCCGCTGGCCAACGTTATTGATTGGCAACGAGGGTATTAG
- a CDS encoding VOC family protein, with protein MSRLFGEMRQIAFVVRDLDKALRYWTETMGVGPFYLFKNFVPTDYLYRGKPAPAPHVTLALGFSGEMQIELIQQHDDHPSAYRDFLLAGHEGCQHVSSWTTRAEYDQTYQAARARGVQPAHEGVVPGSNIRFVYFATDSAPGGLLYEMADLKETPLYDTMMKIRDEARRWDGTNPIRELSFT; from the coding sequence ATGAGCCGCTTATTTGGCGAAATGCGACAGATTGCCTTTGTCGTGCGCGACCTCGATAAGGCGCTACGTTATTGGACCGAGACGATGGGCGTTGGACCTTTCTATTTGTTCAAGAATTTTGTCCCGACCGATTATCTCTACCGTGGCAAACCGGCACCAGCACCGCATGTGACCCTTGCACTGGGTTTTTCCGGTGAGATGCAAATCGAGTTGATCCAACAGCATGACGATCATCCCAGTGCCTATCGTGATTTTCTTTTGGCTGGTCATGAAGGCTGTCAGCATGTGTCTTCGTGGACAACGCGCGCAGAGTATGACCAAACCTACCAGGCCGCTCGTGCACGCGGTGTACAGCCAGCGCATGAAGGTGTCGTGCCAGGCAGTAACATTCGCTTTGTCTATTTTGCCACCGACTCAGCGCCAGGCGGATTGCTCTACGAAATGGCGGACCTGAAAGAAACACCTTTGTATGACACGATGATGAAGATTCGTGACGAGGCGCGCCGGTGGGATGGTACCAACCCGATTCGTGAACTTTCGTTTACCTAA
- a CDS encoding regulator, producing MATTQSQTPSYRFDDRNIRWQKLGDFEHFEVFIFAVDEKNNIADFIVKFAANEKIFIHRHLALTNTFVVDGEHIIYEPDGKKREVRPVGRFTSSKPGDAHKEGGGASGCVLQYSVRGESDELFHVLDEQLNVLGTLRTGDFKAALDAQNQ from the coding sequence ATGGCAACGACTCAATCTCAGACCCCTTCGTACCGTTTCGACGACCGTAACATTCGCTGGCAGAAGTTAGGGGACTTTGAACATTTTGAAGTATTTATCTTCGCCGTTGATGAGAAGAACAACATCGCTGATTTCATCGTCAAGTTTGCAGCGAACGAGAAGATCTTCATCCACCGCCATCTTGCACTGACGAATACGTTTGTGGTCGATGGCGAGCACATCATCTATGAACCCGATGGCAAGAAGAGAGAAGTGCGTCCAGTTGGTCGGTTTACTTCCAGCAAACCTGGAGACGCGCATAAAGAAGGGGGTGGCGCCAGCGGCTGTGTGTTGCAGTACAGCGTACGCGGCGAGAGCGATGAGTTGTTCCATGTCCTTGATGAACAATTGAATGTTCTCGGAACACTGCGCACCGGGGACTTCAAAGCCGCGCTTGATGCGCAGAATCAATAA
- a CDS encoding N-methyl-D-aspartate receptor NMDAR2C subunit — protein MPNLEQWHDIWRGLGVTNGNVPLFYELLGRYSEAHRSYHTAQHLDECLAWIPHVQPLAHHPHEIALALWFHDVIYDAKRQDNELRSAEWAKAEVLRAGLPDDSANRVYELVMVTRHSAVPVETDAKILVDIDLSILGALTERFDEYERQVRSEYAWAPEDLFRQTRKKILQEFLARPRIFNMAYFFDRYEISARANLQRSINALRT, from the coding sequence ATGCCAAACCTGGAACAATGGCACGACATATGGAGAGGCTTAGGCGTCACCAACGGCAATGTTCCCTTATTCTACGAACTGCTAGGGCGCTATTCTGAAGCGCACCGCAGCTACCACACCGCCCAGCATCTTGACGAATGCTTGGCGTGGATACCCCATGTGCAGCCACTTGCGCACCATCCACACGAAATTGCTCTCGCCCTGTGGTTTCACGACGTCATCTATGACGCCAAACGCCAAGATAATGAACTGCGGAGTGCAGAATGGGCAAAGGCTGAAGTGTTGCGAGCAGGATTGCCAGACGACAGCGCGAACCGGGTCTATGAGTTAGTCATGGTAACCCGTCATAGTGCGGTTCCTGTAGAGACCGACGCGAAAATTCTCGTCGATATCGATCTTTCCATTCTGGGCGCACTCACCGAACGCTTCGATGAATACGAACGGCAGGTTCGTAGCGAGTACGCGTGGGCGCCAGAAGATCTCTTTCGCCAAACCCGCAAGAAGATCCTTCAAGAGTTTCTTGCACGCCCCAGAATCTTCAATATGGCGTATTTCTTCGATCGCTATGAAATCAGTGCGCGAGCTAACTTGCAGCGGTCTATCAACGCACTCAGAACCTAG
- a CDS encoding NAD(P)/FAD-dependent oxidoreductase — translation MNDQNLTNGHGDAEQFTEALATANVPTLLMVLVQLTGDLRWLEEPYRPHRARGMNDNDSGGLPTRIQAEVRKAALEAILAWRAGKPVAIPEPSAELRCKMLACAVAEEVPLEYDPLIAADLPLAQHEVVEKLPVPDGFHALIIGAGVSGLCAAIKFKQAGIPFTILEKSSQVGGIWRDNRYPGAGVDTPNHLYSYTFAPYDWTKYFALRDELHGYLKHVADKFDLLPHIRFNTEVKSANYNKDTQKWEVTTQRDDGSRDVMKSNVLISAVGIFNPIKFPNIKGLDRFAGPRFHTGEWPDNVDLTGKRVAMIGNGASAMQTGPAIQDKVKSLTIFQRSTHWVAPNEQFGQPIPEAMRFLLREVPLYRAWYRIRLGWAFGDRIHITLQKDPNWEYPDRSLNKANDSHRAYFTQYIVSELGDRKDLLEKVVPPYPPFGKRMLMDNGWYRMLKNDKVALVDNPIVEIKPDRVVTKDGKEYEADVLIVATGFDVLRFLTTFEAHGRSGRSLREVWEDDNAKAYLGTVIPDFPNFFCLYGPNLQPGHGGSLIFVVEMQMRYVMDVMKKMLTQNLGAVECRQDVQDAYIEGVDKAHANMVWTHPGMETYYRNDRGRIVVNSPYKNTTFYDMTKEANLADFNVEPRQEA, via the coding sequence ATGAACGATCAGAACCTCACAAATGGTCATGGCGACGCCGAGCAGTTTACTGAAGCTCTTGCCACGGCCAACGTTCCCACCCTCTTGATGGTGTTAGTACAACTCACAGGAGATCTGCGTTGGCTCGAAGAACCATATCGACCGCATCGTGCACGTGGCATGAATGATAATGACTCCGGCGGACTCCCTACCCGCATTCAAGCCGAGGTTCGCAAAGCGGCGCTGGAAGCAATCTTGGCGTGGCGTGCTGGCAAACCCGTGGCAATTCCTGAACCGTCTGCCGAACTGCGCTGCAAAATGTTGGCCTGCGCAGTGGCCGAAGAGGTTCCGCTGGAATACGATCCACTCATCGCGGCGGATCTGCCATTGGCCCAGCATGAGGTCGTCGAGAAACTTCCCGTCCCAGATGGATTTCATGCTCTGATCATTGGCGCTGGCGTCTCAGGCTTGTGTGCCGCAATTAAGTTCAAGCAAGCTGGTATCCCGTTCACTATCTTGGAAAAAAGCTCGCAGGTCGGCGGGATTTGGCGTGACAACCGCTATCCGGGTGCAGGCGTCGATACGCCTAATCACCTCTACTCATACACATTCGCTCCGTATGATTGGACGAAGTATTTCGCCCTGCGCGATGAGCTGCACGGGTATCTCAAACATGTCGCAGACAAATTCGACTTACTGCCACACATCCGCTTCAACACCGAGGTCAAATCGGCCAACTACAACAAAGACACGCAAAAGTGGGAAGTGACGACTCAACGCGACGATGGCTCACGTGACGTGATGAAATCGAATGTACTCATCAGCGCTGTGGGCATCTTCAACCCCATCAAATTTCCCAACATCAAAGGGCTCGATCGTTTCGCTGGCCCCCGTTTCCACACCGGCGAATGGCCGGACAATGTTGATCTCACTGGGAAACGAGTCGCGATGATCGGCAACGGCGCGAGTGCGATGCAGACCGGACCCGCGATCCAAGACAAGGTGAAGTCGTTAACCATCTTCCAGCGCTCAACCCATTGGGTCGCCCCTAACGAACAGTTTGGTCAGCCAATCCCTGAAGCGATGCGCTTTCTGCTGCGCGAAGTACCACTCTATCGTGCCTGGTATCGCATCCGCCTCGGTTGGGCGTTCGGCGACCGCATTCATATCACCTTGCAAAAAGATCCAAATTGGGAGTACCCAGATCGTTCACTCAACAAAGCCAACGACTCGCATCGCGCTTATTTCACCCAGTACATCGTCTCCGAACTCGGCGACAGAAAAGACTTGTTGGAGAAAGTCGTACCGCCCTACCCGCCGTTCGGTAAGCGCATGCTGATGGACAATGGCTGGTACCGCATGTTGAAGAACGACAAGGTCGCGCTGGTGGATAATCCTATTGTCGAGATCAAGCCGGATCGGGTGGTGACCAAAGACGGTAAAGAATATGAAGCCGACGTGTTGATCGTCGCCACTGGCTTCGATGTCTTGCGTTTTCTGACAACCTTCGAGGCCCACGGACGCTCAGGTCGCAGCTTGCGCGAGGTCTGGGAAGATGACAACGCCAAGGCCTATCTCGGTACGGTCATCCCTGACTTCCCCAACTTCTTCTGTCTCTACGGTCCAAACCTGCAACCCGGCCACGGCGGCAGCCTCATCTTCGTCGTCGAAATGCAGATGCGCTACGTCATGGACGTGATGAAAAAAATGTTGACGCAAAATCTTGGTGCAGTCGAATGCCGCCAAGACGTACAGGACGCCTACATCGAAGGCGTCGACAAAGCCCACGCCAACATGGTGTGGACACATCCCGGCATGGAGACCTACTATCGCAATGATCGCGGGAGAATCGTCGTCAACTCGCCGTATAAGAACACCACCTTCTACGACATGACCAAAGAAGCCAATTTAGCGGACTTCAATGTCGAGCCACGGCAGGAAGCGTAA